The Peribacillus sp. FSL P2-0133 genome has a segment encoding these proteins:
- the der gene encoding ribosome biogenesis GTPase Der has protein sequence MPKPVIAIVGRPNVGKSTIFNRIVGERVSIVEDVPGVTRDRIYSSGEWLTHDFNIIDTGGIDIGDEPFLEQIRQQAEIAIDEADVIIFMTNGREGVTAADEEVAKILYKSRKPVVLAVNKVDNPEMKDQIYDFYALGFGDPFPISGSHGLGLGDLLDEAAKHFPNFSGQDYADDVIKFSLIGRPNVGKSSLVNALLGEERVIVSDIEGTTRDAIDSPYKYNGKEYVIIDTAGMRKKGKVYESTEKYSVLRALRAIERSDVVLVVLNAEEGIREQDKKIAGYAHEAGRAVIIVVNKWDAIEKDEKTMKDFEENIRAHFLFLDYAPIIYLSALTKKRTHTLIPVIDQASENHAIRVQTNVLNEVVMDAVAMNPTPTHNGNRLKIYYTTQVAIKPPTFVVFVNDPELLHFSYERFLENRIRDAFGFEGTPIRIFGRQRK, from the coding sequence ATGCCAAAACCGGTAATTGCGATAGTCGGTCGTCCGAACGTGGGAAAATCGACAATCTTTAATAGAATAGTTGGAGAACGGGTTTCGATTGTCGAAGACGTTCCTGGAGTAACTCGGGACAGGATTTATAGTTCTGGTGAATGGTTGACACATGATTTTAACATAATTGATACAGGTGGAATTGATATCGGTGACGAGCCGTTCCTGGAACAAATTCGCCAGCAGGCTGAAATTGCCATCGACGAAGCTGATGTGATAATTTTTATGACGAATGGTCGTGAAGGGGTAACGGCTGCTGATGAAGAAGTAGCTAAGATACTCTATAAATCGAGAAAGCCAGTTGTCCTTGCAGTAAATAAAGTCGATAACCCGGAAATGAAAGATCAAATTTATGATTTCTATGCGTTAGGTTTTGGGGATCCATTCCCGATCTCCGGGTCTCATGGACTTGGTCTTGGTGACCTTCTGGATGAAGCGGCCAAACATTTCCCTAATTTCAGCGGCCAGGATTATGCTGATGATGTCATTAAATTCAGTTTGATTGGAAGACCGAACGTAGGTAAGTCATCTCTGGTCAATGCATTGTTAGGTGAAGAACGTGTCATTGTAAGTGATATTGAAGGTACGACTCGCGACGCGATTGACTCTCCTTATAAATATAATGGCAAAGAATATGTCATTATTGATACAGCAGGGATGCGGAAAAAAGGTAAAGTGTATGAAAGCACGGAAAAATATAGCGTACTTCGTGCATTAAGGGCAATTGAGCGTTCAGACGTTGTTCTTGTGGTCCTGAACGCTGAAGAAGGTATTCGTGAGCAGGATAAAAAAATTGCCGGATATGCCCATGAAGCGGGTAGGGCGGTCATCATCGTCGTCAATAAGTGGGATGCCATCGAGAAAGATGAAAAAACGATGAAGGATTTTGAAGAAAATATCCGTGCCCATTTCCTATTCTTGGATTATGCGCCAATCATTTATCTTTCTGCTTTAACGAAAAAACGGACACATACATTAATACCGGTCATTGATCAGGCTAGTGAGAATCATGCTATCCGGGTTCAAACAAATGTCTTGAATGAAGTGGTCATGGATGCCGTTGCGATGAATCCGACACCGACTCACAATGGCAACCGTTTGAAAATTTATTATACGACTCAGGTAGCGATCAAGCCGCCAACTTTCGTTGTATTCGTTAACGATCCAGAGTTACTGCATTTTTCATATGAGAGATTTTTAGAAAATCGAATTAGGGATGCCTTTGGTTTTGAAGGAACACCAATACGAATTTTTGGACGCCAGAGAAAATAG
- the fni gene encoding type 2 isopentenyl-diphosphate Delta-isomerase, whose amino-acid sequence MERKQRKLDHIEFALKTGQQHKTGLEDISFIHQSLPGISLNNVKLTAEVGELELSSPIFINAMTGGGGPETEKLNGDLAIAARETGIAMAVGSQMAAIKDSGQQASFKVVRKENPDGVLIGNLGGEATVEQAKRASEMIGANALQIHINVIQELTMPEGDRDFAGTLSRIEKINRTIGIPVIVKEVGFGMSMETVRQLHSVGVSIIDVGGFGGTNFAKIENERRAKILGYFNEWGIPTAASIVEAVNVSPQLSVIGSGGIQSPLEITKSLALGAKGVGLAGHFLKIYKELGLEQLIKEIHYIHEDLKVIMTALGCGNIPELRKSKLVIKGNTYHWLSQRGIDCSAYAK is encoded by the coding sequence TTGGAGAGAAAACAACGAAAATTAGATCATATAGAATTTGCACTAAAGACAGGACAGCAGCATAAAACCGGGCTAGAAGATATTTCGTTTATTCACCAAAGCTTACCAGGTATTTCCTTGAATAATGTGAAACTCACAGCAGAAGTTGGCGAACTTGAATTAAGTTCGCCAATTTTTATAAATGCCATGACCGGAGGCGGAGGCCCTGAAACCGAGAAATTGAATGGTGACCTAGCCATTGCAGCACGGGAAACGGGAATCGCCATGGCGGTAGGATCGCAAATGGCAGCCATCAAGGATTCTGGCCAGCAAGCTTCTTTTAAAGTTGTAAGGAAGGAAAATCCTGATGGTGTGTTGATTGGTAATCTCGGTGGTGAAGCAACAGTCGAACAGGCTAAGCGGGCAAGCGAAATGATCGGGGCCAATGCCCTTCAGATTCATATTAACGTCATCCAGGAATTGACGATGCCTGAAGGGGACAGGGATTTTGCGGGCACCCTTTCGAGAATAGAAAAAATCAACAGAACGATCGGAATTCCTGTCATCGTAAAAGAGGTTGGATTTGGGATGAGTATGGAAACGGTGCGGCAATTACATTCCGTGGGTGTTTCGATCATTGATGTAGGCGGGTTTGGCGGAACGAATTTTGCTAAAATCGAGAACGAAAGACGAGCAAAAATACTCGGATATTTTAATGAATGGGGCATACCGACAGCCGCTTCGATTGTCGAAGCAGTTAATGTTTCACCACAGCTTTCAGTCATTGGGTCGGGTGGCATTCAAAGCCCTTTGGAAATTACAAAAAGCTTGGCATTAGGAGCGAAAGGAGTCGGATTGGCCGGACATTTCCTCAAGATCTATAAAGAGTTGGGCTTGGAACAATTGATTAAAGAAATACATTACATACATGAAGATTTGAAGGTCATCATGACTGCACTCGGGTGCGGTAATATCCCAGAATTAAGGAAATCGAAATTAGTCATCAAAGGAAATACCTATCATTGGTTATCTCAAAGAGGCATTGATTGTTCGGCGTATGCTAAATGA
- a CDS encoding YpzI family protein has translation MGKDRQEKKLKESKRVESDRDQSLDHKGATRMEGPEEARKRNS, from the coding sequence ATGGGAAAAGATCGGCAAGAGAAGAAATTGAAAGAAAGTAAACGGGTGGAGTCCGACAGGGACCAATCACTGGATCATAAAGGGGCAACAAGAATGGAAGGCCCTGAAGAGGCACGAAAAAGGAATAGTTAA
- the rpsA gene encoding 30S ribosomal protein S1 — translation MTEDMNQVEVNNYKVGDQVKATVSKVEEKQVIVDVENSKTDGIIPISELSSLHVEKASDAVAEGDALELEVIKVEEEALILSKRKIDALKAWDDLELKFENGDVFEAEVKDVVKGGLVVDLGVRGFVPASLVEDYFVEDFSDYKNKTLTFKIVELEKDKNRLILSHRAVVQDQKEKQKANVLDKIDSGQVLEGVVQRITDFGAFVDIGGVDGLVHISQLSHQHVDKASDVVSEGDKVQVKVLSIDRDNERISLSIKDTLPGPWAGIAEKAAKGSTLEGIVKRLVSFGAFVEIFPGVEGLVHISQISHKHIATPQEVLKEGQSVKVKVLEVNETDQRLSLSIKELEEPQSNYNTSDYELPEESKGFQLGEMIGDQLKKLK, via the coding sequence ATGACAGAAGATATGAACCAGGTAGAAGTGAACAATTACAAAGTAGGGGATCAAGTTAAAGCAACCGTTTCAAAGGTAGAAGAAAAACAGGTCATTGTCGATGTGGAAAACAGCAAGACGGATGGAATCATACCCATCAGTGAGCTTTCAAGCCTGCATGTCGAAAAGGCGTCAGATGCCGTTGCGGAAGGTGATGCATTGGAGCTGGAAGTCATTAAAGTCGAAGAAGAAGCTCTTATTCTATCAAAACGTAAAATTGACGCTTTAAAAGCATGGGATGACCTGGAATTGAAATTTGAAAATGGAGACGTATTTGAGGCAGAAGTTAAAGATGTCGTCAAAGGCGGGCTTGTTGTAGATCTAGGCGTACGTGGTTTTGTTCCAGCTTCTCTAGTAGAAGACTATTTCGTTGAAGACTTTTCTGATTACAAAAACAAAACTTTAACATTCAAGATCGTTGAGCTTGAGAAAGACAAGAATCGCTTAATCCTCTCACATCGGGCAGTGGTCCAAGACCAAAAGGAAAAGCAAAAAGCAAACGTTTTGGATAAGATTGATAGCGGGCAAGTGCTTGAGGGAGTGGTCCAAAGGATTACCGATTTTGGTGCATTCGTGGATATTGGAGGCGTAGACGGCCTTGTCCACATTTCCCAGCTTTCCCATCAGCATGTCGACAAGGCATCCGATGTCGTTTCCGAAGGGGATAAGGTGCAGGTGAAAGTACTATCCATCGATCGTGATAATGAAAGGATTTCACTTTCCATTAAGGATACCCTTCCGGGACCTTGGGCAGGCATTGCAGAAAAAGCGGCCAAAGGCTCTACACTGGAAGGTATCGTCAAGCGCCTTGTTTCTTTCGGTGCATTCGTGGAGATTTTTCCAGGGGTAGAAGGGCTTGTCCATATTTCACAGATTTCGCACAAGCATATTGCCACACCGCAAGAAGTACTTAAAGAAGGCCAGTCTGTCAAAGTGAAAGTGCTGGAAGTCAATGAAACGGACCAACGTCTATCATTAAGCATTAAGGAACTTGAAGAACCTCAATCCAATTACAACACATCAGATTATGAGCTCCCAGAAGAATCGAAGGGCTTTCAGCTAGGTGAAATGATCGGTGATCAATTGAAAAAACTAAAATAA
- the cmk gene encoding (d)CMP kinase, with protein sequence MEKKLSVAIDGPAAAGKSTVAKIVAEKFNYIYVDTGAMYRALTYKALNQKIRLDDEQALSEVLINTEIELRPSENGQLVFLDNEDVTAQIRNNEVTGSVSEVAKHRSIREELVRRQQIFGENGGVVMDGRDIGTHVLPNAEVKVFLIASVDERAQRRHQENISKGFPSDIEKLREEIATRDKLDSEREVSPLKKAADAIEIDTTSLSIQEVAESIMSLIEERKR encoded by the coding sequence ATGGAAAAAAAATTATCAGTCGCAATCGATGGACCAGCTGCTGCTGGAAAAAGCACGGTTGCTAAAATTGTTGCAGAAAAGTTCAATTACATATATGTGGATACAGGTGCAATGTACAGGGCCCTTACCTATAAGGCCCTTAATCAAAAGATTCGCCTGGATGATGAACAAGCATTATCAGAAGTTCTCATCAATACGGAAATCGAATTAAGACCAAGTGAAAACGGACAGTTAGTGTTCTTGGATAATGAGGACGTGACAGCCCAGATCAGGAACAATGAAGTGACTGGTTCCGTTTCGGAAGTTGCAAAGCACCGGAGCATCCGGGAAGAATTGGTTCGCAGGCAGCAAATCTTTGGTGAAAATGGCGGTGTCGTCATGGATGGCAGGGACATCGGTACGCATGTTTTGCCAAACGCCGAAGTAAAGGTATTTCTAATCGCTTCTGTGGATGAAAGGGCACAGCGGAGGCATCAGGAAAATATATCGAAAGGTTTTCCATCAGATATCGAAAAATTAAGGGAAGAAATCGCAACACGGGACAAGCTGGACTCCGAGCGCGAGGTATCGCCACTGAAAAAGGCAGCGGATGCTATCGAAATCGATACGACTTCATTATCGATTCAGGAAGTTGCAGAAAGTATCATGTCTTTAATAGAAGAGAGGAAAAGATGA
- a CDS encoding YpfB family protein, giving the protein MKTFERLLIKVIVIQLACLFFFQFLLSREDQIFDLTKLSRYEGVTSNNYTKIIETFNGTQK; this is encoded by the coding sequence ATGAAAACATTTGAAAGACTATTAATTAAAGTGATCGTCATCCAATTGGCCTGCTTATTTTTTTTCCAGTTCCTTTTGAGCAGGGAGGATCAAATCTTTGATTTGACCAAGCTCTCGAGGTATGAAGGTGTCACCAGCAATAATTATACGAAAATCATTGAAACATTCAATGGGACCCAAAAGTAA
- a CDS encoding lysophospholipid acyltransferase family protein, whose amino-acid sequence MDFYTFAKNVVKGILMPSFRVKALGKEHIPKEGGVLICANHIDNLDPPIVGMTSPRDIHFMAKEELFQAPILKGILPRVNAFPVKRGNSDRESLRKGLKLLKEGKAIGLFPEGTRSKTGELGEGLAGAGFFALRSDAVIIPCAIIGPYKFLRPLKVVYGPPINFTEYREQKISADEATKIIMDHIRKLISEHK is encoded by the coding sequence TTGGATTTTTACACATTTGCCAAGAACGTCGTAAAAGGCATTTTAATGCCTTCGTTTAGGGTTAAAGCGCTCGGAAAGGAACATATCCCTAAAGAGGGCGGAGTATTGATCTGTGCCAATCACATTGATAATTTGGATCCGCCCATAGTTGGCATGACATCTCCAAGGGATATCCATTTCATGGCGAAAGAAGAGTTGTTTCAAGCACCTATTTTAAAGGGTATATTACCCAGAGTAAATGCATTTCCCGTGAAGCGGGGCAATAGCGATCGGGAATCCCTTAGAAAAGGTTTGAAGCTTTTGAAGGAAGGCAAGGCGATTGGTCTGTTTCCCGAGGGAACCAGAAGTAAAACTGGTGAATTGGGAGAAGGTTTGGCGGGGGCTGGATTTTTCGCGTTGCGGTCTGATGCCGTTATCATACCGTGTGCAATCATCGGCCCGTATAAATTTTTGCGTCCGTTGAAAGTCGTTTACGGTCCTCCAATAAATTTTACCGAATATCGCGAACAGAAAATATCAGCCGATGAAGCTACAAAAATCATCATGGACCATATTCGGAAATTGATTTCCGAGCATAAATAG
- a CDS encoding APC family permease encodes MQTGKLKRSLNLWHIVLLGVGYMTPMVVFDTFGIVSEKTGGHVPTAYVIALSAMLFTASSYGKMVKIYPQAGSSYTYTQKTINPHLGFLVGWSSLLDYLFLPMVNGILTKIYLTALFPEVYPWIWVVAFVLLMTVINLFNVNFAANFNSFLVFFQMLVIVIFVALVVKGVMSGEGNGAVLSVQPFFGPHLEMSTLISGATILCFSFLGFDAVTTLSEETSNPSKTVPRAIFLTALIGGGLFVTASFFTQLFFPDVSRFSDPEAASPEIALFVGGKLFQAFFLAGTLCGTLASGLASHASVSRLLYVMGRDQMIPKKLFGFIHPKYNTPFFNVIFVGSISMVALFLDLVTAASLINFGALIAFTFVNICVIVHAIRNKSFRTIKGFLSTILSPVLGAASVFILWLNLEMSSLILGIVWAVIGIGYLLYRTKWLTESPPLFHFEKAQ; translated from the coding sequence ATGCAAACAGGTAAACTGAAAAGGTCCTTAAACTTATGGCATATCGTATTACTTGGTGTTGGATATATGACGCCGATGGTTGTTTTTGATACATTCGGGATAGTTTCCGAAAAAACAGGGGGGCATGTGCCAACCGCATATGTCATTGCTCTTTCAGCGATGTTGTTTACTGCATCCAGTTATGGAAAAATGGTGAAAATCTATCCACAGGCAGGTTCATCCTATACTTACACACAAAAAACGATTAATCCACATTTAGGCTTCCTTGTCGGGTGGTCTTCGTTACTTGATTATTTATTTTTACCGATGGTGAACGGCATTTTAACAAAAATATACTTAACTGCTCTTTTTCCGGAAGTATACCCGTGGATATGGGTGGTGGCATTTGTCCTTTTAATGACAGTCATTAACTTATTCAATGTTAATTTTGCAGCCAACTTTAATAGCTTCCTTGTTTTTTTTCAAATGTTGGTCATCGTTATTTTTGTGGCACTTGTCGTTAAAGGAGTCATGAGTGGAGAAGGCAATGGAGCGGTCTTGTCGGTTCAGCCATTCTTCGGGCCACATTTGGAAATGTCGACGCTCATATCTGGTGCTACAATCCTTTGTTTTTCATTCTTGGGGTTTGACGCAGTCACTACTTTATCGGAAGAAACATCGAATCCATCCAAAACGGTTCCCCGGGCCATCTTTTTGACTGCCCTTATCGGAGGGGGGTTATTTGTGACGGCATCATTCTTTACACAGTTATTTTTCCCGGATGTTTCCCGTTTTAGCGATCCTGAAGCAGCTTCTCCGGAAATTGCCCTTTTCGTTGGCGGGAAGTTATTTCAGGCTTTCTTTCTTGCAGGAACCTTATGCGGTACCCTTGCCTCCGGTCTTGCATCTCATGCTAGTGTTTCTAGGTTGCTATATGTCATGGGGCGTGACCAAATGATCCCGAAAAAACTATTTGGGTTTATCCACCCCAAATACAACACGCCATTTTTTAATGTCATATTTGTCGGGTCCATATCAATGGTTGCCTTATTCCTTGATTTGGTTACGGCCGCTTCCCTCATAAACTTTGGAGCTTTAATCGCTTTTACCTTCGTGAATATTTGCGTAATCGTCCACGCAATAAGAAACAAAAGCTTCAGAACGATTAAAGGATTTCTTTCAACCATTCTTTCCCCGGTATTAGGCGCGGCTTCGGTCTTCATCCTTTGGCTTAATCTCGAGATGAGTTCATTAATTTTAGGAATTGTCTGGGCGGTAATTGGGATTGGCTATCTTCTGTATCGGACAAAATGGTTGACGGAATCCCCTCCGCTATTCCATTTTGAAAAAGCACAGTGA
- a CDS encoding NAD(P)H-dependent glycerol-3-phosphate dehydrogenase — MVKDKESIAVIGAGSWGTALALVIADNQHEVRLWGHNQKQINEINQNHTNEKYLPGIELPLGIKGYSSLKEALAGIEIIILAVPTKAYREVLGQIKEAHDKPLTIVHVSKGIEPDSLLRISEMIEEVSSAEWLKDIVVLSGPSHAEEVSLRHPTTVAVSSKNMKAAERVQDIFINNNFRVYTNPDMVGVEIGGALKNIIALAAGITDGLGYGDNAKAALMTRGLAEISRLGVAMGANPLTFSGLAGIGDLIVTCTSVHSRNWRAGNMLGKGQKLEEVLENMGMVVEGVRTTKAAYQLAKKYEVNMPITEALYDVLFNGEEVKKAVDLLMNRSKTNEMEELYNILDSRQQD, encoded by the coding sequence ATGGTGAAAGATAAAGAAAGTATCGCAGTGATTGGAGCTGGGAGCTGGGGAACTGCTTTAGCGCTCGTAATCGCCGATAATCAGCATGAAGTGAGATTGTGGGGACATAATCAGAAACAAATCAATGAAATAAATCAAAATCATACGAATGAAAAATACTTGCCTGGGATTGAATTGCCTTTGGGGATTAAAGGTTATTCTTCCCTTAAGGAAGCGTTGGCCGGGATTGAAATAATTATTTTGGCTGTGCCGACCAAAGCCTACAGGGAAGTGCTTGGTCAGATAAAAGAGGCTCATGATAAACCATTGACAATCGTTCATGTGAGTAAGGGAATTGAACCTGATTCACTGCTTCGTATATCAGAAATGATTGAAGAAGTGTCTTCGGCTGAATGGCTTAAGGATATAGTGGTTCTTTCAGGACCGAGCCATGCAGAGGAAGTAAGTCTGCGTCACCCGACAACAGTTGCCGTTTCTTCAAAGAATATGAAGGCTGCCGAAAGGGTTCAGGACATCTTTATCAATAATAATTTCCGTGTATATACAAATCCGGACATGGTTGGTGTTGAAATCGGAGGGGCATTGAAGAACATCATTGCTTTGGCCGCCGGCATTACGGATGGTTTAGGCTATGGGGATAATGCCAAGGCTGCATTAATGACACGAGGATTGGCTGAAATATCCCGTCTAGGGGTGGCCATGGGGGCTAACCCACTAACGTTTTCAGGTTTAGCTGGGATTGGCGACTTGATCGTCACTTGTACAAGCGTTCATTCCCGTAATTGGAGAGCTGGGAATATGCTTGGTAAAGGGCAAAAGCTTGAAGAAGTTTTGGAAAACATGGGTATGGTCGTTGAAGGTGTCAGAACCACTAAAGCTGCCTATCAACTAGCCAAAAAGTACGAAGTGAACATGCCGATCACAGAAGCTTTGTACGATGTTTTATTCAATGGGGAAGAAGTGAAAAAGGCTGTTGACCTTTTGATGAATCGTTCAAAAACGAATGAGATGGAAGAACTTTACAACATATTGGATAGCAGGCAGCAGGATTAA
- a CDS encoding flagellar brake domain-containing protein, translating to MVKIGDILMLEPKYSQQKEKFNCMVVEMGPGCVYTDFPINVGTGKIAFLMDGTKFKVTFSNEGQAVYVFDSEVLGKVKGRIPMMQLLLPEAETFVKIQRRQYMRLDVTLDTAIHPEHTEFNPFRALTEDISAGGASIRLLKGTNIQSVSQLYLDGASVKIR from the coding sequence ATGGTTAAAATTGGTGATATATTAATGCTCGAACCGAAATACTCACAACAGAAGGAAAAGTTCAATTGTATGGTTGTCGAAATGGGACCGGGTTGTGTATATACCGACTTTCCCATCAATGTAGGGACTGGAAAAATAGCATTTCTCATGGATGGGACGAAGTTCAAAGTCACATTTTCCAATGAAGGGCAGGCTGTTTATGTATTCGATTCAGAAGTGCTTGGAAAAGTGAAAGGTAGAATACCCATGATGCAACTATTGCTGCCCGAAGCAGAAACGTTTGTGAAAATCCAAAGGAGGCAATACATGCGCCTGGATGTAACCTTGGATACAGCCATTCATCCAGAACATACCGAGTTTAACCCTTTTCGCGCATTAACGGAGGATATCAGTGCAGGCGGAGCTTCGATAAGGCTTTTAAAAGGAACTAATATTCAATCGGTTTCGCAATTATACCTGGATGGCGCTAGCGTTAAAATCAGGTGA
- a CDS encoding sigma 54-interacting transcriptional regulator produces MLSIPDDKIRPFITITIDQPTFSDQKIHEIQEPFFFLMKENQVFAYIRMDDLPLNEKITTVDQLLQYAFSIDNVCKLHPNISLPLLFQIIGEPIVLIKTDEGMLTGYVKREDVLAELFKQDSKQNLDLLNVILTSIPMGIFVADKEKNIVNFNESGLKMIKKPSDQVLNEPAANIFNKQHIHSVFASGSSILNQLEITDVMSVLVDYSPILNHEKEVEGLIIIVQDLPMVEEMAMEIELIKSSNKDLNAILANIYDEILVVNQKGELLRYSDSIISGFWGKDLKDYIGKNLLQLEDEGIFNPSVTRLVLDQKKKVSIVQDTKMNKKVLSVGTPVFNEKGDIDRIVIASRDITETTQLKSELNEMRKELDSFKKQDQFYKELVFASPKMEQIISQVKKIAHFSSTVLINGESGVGKEVIAEAIHKMGRRSKQPFLKINCGAIPENLLESELFGYTKGSFTGADKNGKVGYFQQANKGVLFLDEVGDMPIHLQVKLLRVLQEQEVIPIGSTTPISIDVQIVAATNKSLEKMVEKGTFREDLFYRLNVIPIHVPPLRERPEDIPPLAFHFLQKLNERYQRNYHFSPDALNILEVYTWPGNIRELQNMIERLVVSADEEMIDADFIQRFIPVGSDFKQTKPIITRILPLQEAQDHVEEQLIMLAMKQYKTTTKAAKALGISQSSVSRKYQKVLAEQSKKIENNAF; encoded by the coding sequence GTGTTATCTATTCCGGATGATAAAATAAGACCATTCATAACTATAACAATTGATCAGCCTACATTTTCAGACCAAAAAATTCATGAGATACAAGAACCTTTCTTCTTTCTTATGAAGGAAAATCAAGTGTTTGCGTATATCCGCATGGATGACCTCCCGTTAAATGAAAAAATAACGACAGTCGATCAGCTTTTACAGTATGCTTTTTCGATTGATAATGTCTGTAAATTGCACCCTAACATATCCTTGCCGCTTCTGTTTCAAATTATCGGTGAACCTATCGTGCTGATTAAAACGGATGAAGGCATGCTAACCGGTTATGTAAAAAGGGAAGATGTATTAGCTGAATTATTCAAGCAGGACAGCAAACAAAATTTAGACCTGCTAAATGTGATTTTAACCTCCATTCCTATGGGGATTTTTGTGGCTGATAAAGAAAAAAATATCGTGAACTTTAATGAATCAGGCTTGAAGATGATAAAAAAGCCTTCTGATCAAGTCCTTAATGAACCTGCTGCGAACATCTTCAATAAGCAGCATATACATAGCGTGTTTGCCAGCGGGAGCAGTATTCTGAATCAGCTGGAGATTACTGATGTCATGAGTGTGCTTGTCGACTATAGCCCGATTCTGAACCATGAAAAGGAAGTCGAAGGTTTGATCATCATCGTTCAGGATTTACCGATGGTTGAGGAAATGGCCATGGAAATAGAATTGATAAAAAGCTCGAATAAAGACTTGAATGCCATTTTGGCGAATATCTATGATGAAATACTTGTAGTCAATCAAAAAGGAGAGCTGCTGCGCTATAGTGACAGCATCATCTCAGGGTTCTGGGGGAAGGACTTAAAAGATTATATTGGGAAGAATCTCTTGCAATTAGAAGATGAAGGGATTTTTAATCCTTCGGTCACCCGGTTAGTCCTTGACCAAAAAAAGAAAGTATCGATTGTCCAGGATACGAAAATGAATAAGAAAGTCCTATCCGTGGGCACCCCTGTGTTCAATGAAAAAGGCGATATAGATCGAATAGTCATTGCATCAAGGGATATAACGGAAACGACCCAATTGAAATCGGAATTAAATGAAATGAGGAAAGAACTGGACTCTTTCAAAAAACAAGATCAATTTTATAAAGAGTTGGTTTTTGCAAGTCCTAAAATGGAGCAGATAATCAGCCAAGTCAAGAAAATCGCTCATTTTTCATCTACTGTATTAATCAATGGGGAGTCGGGAGTAGGTAAAGAAGTGATAGCCGAAGCCATCCATAAAATGGGCAGGCGATCTAAACAGCCTTTCCTGAAGATAAATTGCGGGGCGATTCCGGAAAACCTCCTCGAAAGTGAATTGTTTGGTTATACGAAGGGTTCCTTTACAGGAGCGGATAAAAATGGGAAGGTAGGATACTTTCAACAGGCCAATAAAGGTGTTTTATTCCTTGATGAAGTGGGTGACATGCCAATACATCTGCAAGTCAAACTGCTGCGGGTCCTCCAGGAACAGGAAGTGATTCCGATTGGCAGCACTACGCCCATTTCCATTGATGTTCAAATTGTTGCAGCCACGAATAAGAGTCTGGAAAAAATGGTCGAGAAGGGCACGTTCAGAGAAGATTTATTCTATCGATTGAACGTCATACCCATACATGTGCCCCCTTTAAGGGAGAGGCCGGAGGATATACCACCGCTAGCCTTTCATTTCCTGCAAAAACTGAATGAAAGGTATCAGCGGAATTACCACTTTTCCCCCGATGCATTAAATATACTGGAAGTCTATACCTGGCCGGGGAACATTCGTGAGTTGCAGAACATGATAGAAAGATTGGTTGTTTCTGCAGATGAAGAGATGATCGATGCTGACTTCATTCAAAGGTTCATACCTGTAGGCAGTGACTTTAAACAAACGAAACCCATCATTACGAGAATTCTTCCATTGCAGGAAGCACAGGATCATGTCGAAGAACAATTGATCATGCTTGCCATGAAACAGTATAAAACCACGACCAAAGCGGCTAAAGCGCTCGGGATAAGTCAATCGTCAGTGAGCAGGAAGTATCAAAAAGTGTTAGCTGAACAGAGTAAGAAAATCGAAAATAATGCATTTTGA